Proteins from a genomic interval of Kitasatospora kifunensis:
- a CDS encoding class I tRNA ligase family protein, whose protein sequence is MTPEQSGPATIVLSPPPTPNGPLHLGHLAGPYLAADLAVRAARRRGERVLALCGLDDHQNYVPAAARRAGVPVEELRERNAELIRGVFRRADIGYDGFTEPLADAGYRSTVVEFLEELVLTGALPVEEWQTPVCPDCPGILHHAYVTGTCPQCGAGCGGGTCEGCAAYTPASALVDPHCTRCGSPATELRTVRGPVLRLEDHRATLEAAWLGACLAPRARRLALRLLQQPLPVVPFSYPTDWGIGLPSVPGHRVDVWAEMGLGYLHTIGQQLAPGAQGLGEHLAAWHEVDSVWTFLGLDNAFYYLALFPALFAAAGLPARVLGGLVVNEFYRLDGAKFSTSRGHAVWAHEFLAAQDPRLVRAFLSWDRPSPQPANFTLERYQAVTGAWIRAARATAPDPVELARAADALTLEQFDAALAARCLLGEGLPSGGSAGDGGETAADGLLTVLTGEASGVLR, encoded by the coding sequence GCTGCACCTGGGCCACCTGGCCGGCCCCTACCTCGCCGCCGACCTCGCGGTGCGCGCCGCGCGCCGCCGGGGCGAGCGGGTGCTCGCGCTGTGCGGGCTGGACGACCACCAGAACTACGTGCCGGCCGCAGCCCGCCGCGCGGGCGTCCCGGTCGAGGAACTGCGCGAGCGCAACGCCGAGCTGATCCGCGGGGTCTTCAGGCGCGCCGACATCGGGTACGACGGCTTCACCGAGCCGCTGGCCGATGCCGGTTACCGGTCCACCGTGGTGGAGTTCCTCGAGGAGCTGGTGCTCACCGGCGCGCTGCCGGTCGAGGAGTGGCAGACGCCGGTCTGCCCCGACTGCCCCGGGATCCTGCACCACGCCTACGTCACCGGCACCTGCCCGCAGTGCGGCGCCGGCTGCGGCGGGGGCACCTGCGAGGGCTGCGCCGCCTACACGCCGGCCTCGGCCCTGGTCGACCCGCACTGCACCCGGTGCGGGTCGCCGGCCACCGAGCTGCGGACCGTCCGCGGCCCGGTGCTGCGGCTGGAGGACCACCGCGCGACGCTGGAGGCGGCCTGGCTCGGGGCCTGCCTCGCCCCGCGGGCCCGTCGCCTCGCCCTGCGCCTGCTCCAACAGCCGTTGCCCGTCGTGCCGTTCAGTTATCCGACCGACTGGGGGATCGGCCTGCCGTCCGTCCCGGGCCACCGGGTGGACGTCTGGGCCGAGATGGGCCTCGGCTACCTGCACACCATCGGGCAGCAACTGGCCCCCGGCGCCCAGGGCCTGGGCGAGCACCTGGCGGCCTGGCACGAGGTCGACTCGGTCTGGACGTTCCTCGGCCTCGACAACGCCTTCTACTACCTCGCGCTGTTTCCCGCGCTGTTCGCCGCCGCCGGGCTGCCGGCCCGGGTCCTCGGCGGCCTGGTGGTCAACGAGTTCTACCGGCTGGACGGCGCCAAGTTCTCCACCAGCCGCGGACACGCCGTCTGGGCCCACGAGTTCCTCGCCGCGCAGGACCCGCGGCTGGTCCGTGCCTTCCTCAGCTGGGACCGTCCCTCGCCGCAGCCCGCCAACTTCACCCTGGAGCGCTACCAGGCCGTCACCGGGGCCTGGATCAGGGCCGCCCGCGCCACCGCTCCGGACCCGGTCGAACTCGCCCGGGCAGCGGATGCGTTGACCCTGGAGCAGTTCGACGCCGCACTCGCCGCGCGCTGCCTGCTGGGCGAGGGGCTGCCGTCCGGGGGGTCGGCCGGCGACGGTGGCGAGACGGCGGCCGACGGCCTGCTGACCGTGCTCACCGGCGAGGCGTCGGGGGTCCTGCGGTGA
- a CDS encoding NAD(P)/FAD-dependent oxidoreductase has translation MRICVVGGGIAGTMLAWRLVRHAGVEVDLVTGPDGVGDATRASGGLVRGFERDPGLAELARLSLRELRGSALLRAWSGYQETGGLYLLDEPLPEARLTELQRLMPGAVELLDRRELAHRFGLAGLPEGALGVLEHQAGYFSPDQLRTRAKADFAARGGSLDEGVLRDLWPGTDGVGYRTDRGRHRADVVVLAAGAWTGRLLHDCGLPPTGPRSKVIQYAVYDVQGACPPPFVDESSGLYGRPAGPGRMIFGLPTERWDVHAGPQPFMDGEERAVRRAVALRLPGLQVNPPRRFVAAAEAYVPQGRLALRPVPSSPAGLFTFAGGSGAAAKTALAAGAQAAAELLGQLGVRATTDRPSTDRQSSDRQSSDRPSTDDGRRPIPIPEGEPR, from the coding sequence GTGAGGATCTGCGTGGTCGGCGGCGGGATCGCCGGGACGATGCTCGCGTGGCGGCTGGTGCGCCACGCCGGTGTGGAGGTCGACCTGGTCACCGGCCCGGACGGGGTCGGCGACGCGACCCGGGCCTCCGGCGGCCTGGTGCGGGGCTTCGAGCGCGACCCCGGGCTCGCCGAACTGGCCCGCCTCAGCCTGCGGGAGCTGCGCGGCAGCGCGCTGCTCAGGGCGTGGTCGGGCTACCAGGAGACCGGCGGGCTGTACCTCCTCGACGAGCCGCTGCCCGAGGCACGGCTCACCGAGTTGCAGCGCCTGATGCCGGGCGCGGTCGAACTGCTCGACCGGCGCGAGCTGGCGCACCGGTTCGGCCTGGCCGGCCTGCCGGAAGGGGCCCTCGGTGTGCTGGAGCACCAGGCCGGCTACTTCTCCCCGGACCAGCTGCGCACCCGTGCCAAGGCCGACTTCGCGGCCCGCGGCGGCTCGCTCGACGAAGGCGTCCTGCGCGACCTGTGGCCGGGAACGGACGGCGTCGGCTACCGCACCGACCGGGGCCGGCACCGCGCGGACGTGGTGGTGCTCGCCGCCGGCGCCTGGACGGGCCGACTGCTGCACGACTGCGGCCTGCCCCCGACCGGGCCGCGCAGCAAGGTCATCCAGTACGCGGTCTACGACGTCCAGGGCGCCTGCCCGCCGCCCTTCGTGGACGAGTCCAGCGGCCTGTACGGCCGACCGGCCGGGCCGGGCCGGATGATCTTCGGGCTGCCCACCGAACGCTGGGACGTCCACGCCGGTCCGCAGCCGTTCATGGACGGCGAGGAGCGGGCGGTGCGCCGGGCCGTCGCCCTTCGGCTGCCCGGGTTGCAGGTCAACCCTCCGCGCCGTTTCGTCGCCGCCGCCGAGGCGTACGTCCCGCAGGGGCGGCTCGCCCTGCGGCCGGTGCCCTCCAGCCCCGCGGGCCTGTTCACTTTCGCCGGGGGCAGCGGCGCGGCGGCCAAGACCGCGCTGGCCGCCGGCGCGCAGGCCGCCGCCGAACTGCTCGGGCAGCTCGGCGTGCGGGCGACCACCGACCGGCCGAGCACCGACCGGCAGAGCAGCGACCGGCAGAGCAGCGACCGGCCGAGCACCGACGACGGTCGTCGACCGATACCGATTCCTGAAGGGGAGCCCCGATGA
- a CDS encoding FAD-binding oxidoreductase: protein MSAAVRRALEAACPGRVITAEHPAYDRVRLLFNGMHDRRPQAICLPGDAAEVRAAVLAARGTGLPTAIRGGGHNIAGSGSVDDGVVIDLRLLNRVAVDPRRRLARAGGGAIWADFDMATTTYGLASTGGTFDDTGVGGLTLGGGIGHLMGRHGLACDNVESYQLVTVDGELLTVDAASDPELNWALRGAGHNFGVVTEFEFRLHPVERVYGGYVAYPGEDPAAAIRLFRDLMLDASDDLTCTMLLERYGPTQRPAAVMSVCYLGDDPEYRAILDKTLRRIEPLDWRIEERGYLSMQLCLGRLPFGLRHYWSARCVEGLPDELVEAIAERFRAASITDPFNDTVLLEPIHGAVRTADPARSAVPFRGAGFNVTGMSIWDPGRPDADAERTAWAKSVAAAAEPYGSWGDGYINYAEGGAAGPERAVRTFGAEAYGRLVALKRRLDPENFLRSNYNVNPIEASVEDAVEGARKDAEQVR, encoded by the coding sequence ATGAGCGCCGCAGTCCGCCGTGCCCTGGAAGCCGCCTGCCCGGGCCGGGTCATCACCGCCGAGCACCCCGCCTACGACCGGGTCCGGCTGCTGTTCAACGGCATGCACGACCGCCGGCCGCAGGCGATCTGCCTGCCGGGCGACGCGGCCGAGGTGCGGGCCGCCGTGCTGGCGGCCCGCGGTACGGGGCTGCCCACCGCGATCCGCGGCGGCGGCCACAACATCGCCGGCTCCGGCTCCGTCGACGACGGCGTGGTCATCGACCTGCGCCTGCTCAACCGGGTCGCGGTCGACCCGCGGCGCCGGCTCGCGCGGGCCGGTGGCGGTGCGATCTGGGCCGACTTCGACATGGCGACCACCACCTACGGGCTGGCCTCCACCGGGGGCACCTTCGACGACACCGGTGTCGGCGGCCTCACCCTGGGCGGCGGCATCGGCCACCTGATGGGGCGTCACGGGCTGGCCTGCGACAATGTGGAGTCCTACCAACTGGTCACCGTCGACGGAGAGTTGCTCACCGTCGATGCCGCGAGCGATCCCGAGCTGAACTGGGCGCTGCGCGGCGCGGGCCACAACTTCGGCGTGGTCACCGAGTTCGAGTTCCGCCTGCACCCGGTCGAGCGGGTCTACGGCGGCTACGTGGCCTACCCCGGCGAGGACCCGGCCGCCGCCATCCGGCTCTTCCGTGACCTGATGCTCGACGCCTCCGACGACCTGACCTGCACCATGCTGCTGGAACGCTACGGGCCCACCCAGCGGCCGGCCGCGGTGATGAGCGTCTGCTACCTCGGCGACGACCCGGAGTACCGGGCCATCCTGGACAAGACCCTGCGCCGGATCGAACCGCTGGACTGGCGGATCGAGGAGCGCGGCTACCTCTCGATGCAACTCTGCCTGGGCCGGCTGCCGTTCGGCCTGCGCCACTACTGGAGCGCCCGCTGCGTGGAGGGCCTGCCCGACGAGCTGGTGGAGGCCATCGCCGAGCGGTTCAGGGCGGCCAGCATCACCGACCCGTTCAACGACACCGTGCTGCTGGAGCCGATCCACGGCGCTGTGCGCACGGCGGACCCCGCGCGCAGCGCCGTGCCGTTCCGCGGTGCGGGCTTCAACGTGACCGGCATGTCGATCTGGGACCCGGGCCGCCCGGACGCCGACGCCGAGCGGACGGCCTGGGCCAAGTCGGTGGCCGCCGCCGCCGAGCCGTACGGGAGCTGGGGCGACGGGTACATCAACTACGCGGAGGGCGGCGCCGCGGGCCCTGAGCGGGCGGTGCGGACCTTCGGGGCCGAGGCGTACGGGCGACTGGTGGCGCTCAAGCGCCGACTCGACCCGGAGAACTTCCTGCGCTCCAACTACAACGTCAACCCGATCGAGGCCTCGGTCGAGGACGCGGTCGAGGGCGCGCGCAAGGATGCGGAGCAGGTCCGGTGA
- the glnT gene encoding type III glutamate--ammonia ligase, which translates to MTALPPAPPRNAEELARAVARDGVEFLLVMFVNLHGRPCAKLAPVRTLDQLLSEGLGFAGNCAGGLGQSSGDPDLVAIPDVTSYAKVPLQEGLGIIQCDLYVEGRPWPYAPRWILREQIARLADQGRELKVGAEPEYFLVKRAEDGSIAVADELDTAPSPGYDAGAATRSFDHLSTVSRAIDALGWENYSNDHEDANGQFEHNFGYAEALRTADRVVVFRHLARMAAQRSGLVATFMPKPFGHLTGSGLHLHVSLWEGDTSLFTDPGDPRGLGTSKLGYSFIAGLLEHAPGLLALTCPTVNSYKRLSAGADTRSRSSWAPGYATYGGNNRTHLVRIPDTGRIEVRCVDAAANPYLAIAGIAAAGADGIARGADPGDPLTGDLEAAGAAAGLRPLPPTLLHAVDELARDGALREALGKVPGGEYADYYAAVKREEFAEFHRQVTAWEIERYLLV; encoded by the coding sequence ATGACGGCACTGCCCCCCGCACCACCGAGGAACGCCGAGGAACTGGCCCGGGCCGTGGCCCGCGACGGGGTCGAGTTCCTGCTCGTCATGTTCGTCAACCTGCACGGCAGGCCCTGCGCCAAGCTGGCGCCGGTTCGCACCCTGGACCAACTGCTCAGCGAGGGGCTGGGTTTCGCGGGCAACTGCGCGGGCGGGCTCGGCCAGTCCTCCGGCGACCCGGACCTGGTGGCGATCCCCGACGTCACCTCCTACGCCAAGGTCCCGTTGCAGGAGGGCCTGGGCATCATCCAGTGCGACCTGTACGTCGAGGGTCGGCCCTGGCCGTACGCGCCGCGCTGGATCCTGCGCGAGCAGATCGCCCGACTGGCGGACCAGGGACGTGAGTTGAAGGTCGGCGCCGAGCCGGAGTACTTCCTGGTCAAGCGCGCCGAGGACGGCAGCATCGCGGTGGCCGACGAGCTGGACACCGCCCCCTCCCCCGGCTACGACGCCGGCGCGGCCACCCGCTCGTTCGACCACCTCAGCACGGTCAGCCGGGCCATCGACGCACTGGGCTGGGAGAACTACTCCAACGACCACGAGGACGCCAACGGGCAGTTCGAGCACAACTTCGGCTACGCGGAGGCGCTGCGCACCGCCGACCGGGTGGTGGTCTTCCGCCACCTGGCCCGGATGGCCGCCCAGCGCAGCGGCCTGGTCGCCACGTTCATGCCCAAGCCGTTCGGGCACCTGACCGGGAGCGGGCTGCACCTGCACGTCTCGCTCTGGGAGGGCGACACCTCGCTCTTCACCGACCCCGGCGACCCGCGGGGCCTGGGCACCTCAAAGCTCGGATACAGCTTCATCGCCGGTCTGCTGGAGCACGCGCCCGGCCTGCTCGCACTGACCTGCCCCACCGTCAACTCCTACAAGCGGCTCTCCGCGGGCGCCGACACGCGCTCGCGCTCCAGCTGGGCCCCCGGCTACGCGACCTACGGCGGCAACAACCGCACCCACCTGGTCCGGATCCCGGACACCGGCCGGATCGAGGTCCGCTGCGTCGACGCCGCGGCCAACCCGTACCTGGCGATCGCCGGGATCGCGGCGGCCGGCGCGGACGGCATCGCCCGGGGCGCCGACCCCGGCGACCCGCTCACCGGCGACCTGGAAGCGGCCGGCGCCGCCGCCGGGCTGCGACCGCTGCCGCCGACCCTGCTGCACGCGGTGGACGAGCTGGCCCGGGACGGGGCGCTGCGCGAGGCGCTCGGCAAGGTCCCGGGCGGGGAGTACGCCGACTACTACGCGGCGGTCAAGCGCGAGGAGTTCGCCGAGTTCCACCGCCAGGTGACGGCCTGGGAGATCGAGCGCTACCTGCTCGTCTGA
- a CDS encoding SDR family NAD(P)-dependent oxidoreductase gives MTEQRTALITGANRGLGLAVAAELRERGLRVVVTARDEAEARATARDLGPEVRGHALDVTDQQTVDRAREEIGPVDVLVSNAGVLLDSGSDPLSVSLDLVRQTFSVNLLGSWRVAQAFVPDMVRRRWGRVVLVSSGTGSFSRGLFAGSPGYSLSKAALNGLTQLLAGQTREFGVLVNAVNPGPTRTRMMPNAQRTAEEAARDIADAATLPDGGPTGTFRRGELTFDW, from the coding sequence GTGACCGAGCAGCGAACAGCGTTGATCACCGGCGCGAACCGGGGCCTGGGCCTGGCCGTCGCGGCCGAGCTGCGCGAGCGCGGGCTGCGCGTGGTGGTGACCGCGCGGGACGAGGCCGAGGCCCGCGCCACCGCCCGCGACCTGGGTCCCGAGGTCCGCGGACACGCGCTGGACGTGACGGACCAGCAGACCGTGGACCGGGCCCGCGAGGAGATCGGCCCGGTCGACGTCCTGGTCTCCAACGCCGGTGTCCTGCTGGACAGCGGCAGCGACCCGCTCTCGGTCAGCCTGGACCTGGTCCGCCAGACCTTCTCGGTGAACCTGCTCGGCTCCTGGCGGGTCGCCCAGGCCTTCGTGCCGGACATGGTCCGCCGGCGCTGGGGACGGGTGGTGCTGGTCTCCAGTGGCACCGGCTCGTTCAGCCGCGGTCTGTTCGCCGGCAGTCCCGGCTACTCGCTCTCCAAGGCCGCGCTCAACGGCCTGACCCAGCTACTGGCCGGGCAGACCCGGGAGTTCGGCGTCCTGGTCAACGCGGTGAACCCCGGACCGACCCGGACCCGGATGATGCCGAACGCGCAGCGCACCGCCGAGGAGGCGGCCCGCGACATCGCGGACGCGGCCACCCTGCCGGACGGCGGCCCTACCGGGACCTTCCGCCGCGGTGAGCTGACCTTCGACTGGTGA
- a CDS encoding tryptophan halogenase family protein has product MDHKNLASGLGPDDRNVLDRLLESFPEGDAAGIRSWLPGAGSAATDPMALLGALAAVGSDHARPVDGDPRAIRRVGVIGGGTAGYLTALALKAKRPWLDVTLVESTSIPIIGVGEATVSYFTLFLHHYLGIDAAELYARVRPTWKLGIKFDWGPGSDAFMGPFDWSADSVGLVGAIKSHGNINGSTLGSAMMVADRAPVYQVGQDPVSLMKYLPFAYHLDNARLVGYLTELAERRGIHHVEATIDDVVLSDDEWVDHVRTGDGRDLSFDLYVDCTGFRSRLLGQALKTPYRSFGSSLFTDRAVTGNIEHGGDIVPYTQATTMNAGWCWRIPTREDDHRGYVYSSAVISDDEAEHELTTRFPGIKNPRLVKFRSGRYEKAWRGNVVGIGNSYGFVEPLESTGLLMIATEALTLVSTLPASWSDPQPRDAVNMGLAQHWDAIRWLLSIHYKFNTRLDTPFWKECRQLTDVSGFQPLLDIYAGGAPLSRRNAVVQDLANRVAPSFFGLYGIDCLLLGQQVPTRLLDLGEPLERWQARSRAADSLVARALPTRQALEAFDAFPELNRQLLQDADSWAGPQIAERMGLR; this is encoded by the coding sequence ATGGACCACAAGAACCTCGCCAGCGGCCTTGGGCCGGACGACCGTAACGTCCTCGATCGCCTGTTGGAGTCCTTTCCGGAGGGCGACGCGGCAGGCATCAGGAGCTGGCTGCCCGGGGCCGGGAGTGCTGCCACCGACCCGATGGCGCTGCTCGGCGCGCTGGCCGCGGTGGGCAGTGACCACGCCCGGCCGGTGGACGGCGACCCGCGGGCGATCCGCCGGGTCGGGGTGATCGGCGGGGGGACGGCCGGCTACCTGACCGCGCTCGCGCTCAAGGCCAAGCGGCCGTGGCTGGACGTGACGCTGGTGGAGTCCACGTCCATCCCGATCATCGGGGTGGGGGAGGCCACCGTCTCCTACTTCACCCTCTTCCTGCACCACTACCTCGGCATCGACGCCGCGGAGCTGTACGCCCGGGTGCGGCCCACCTGGAAGTTGGGCATCAAGTTCGACTGGGGGCCGGGCTCGGACGCCTTCATGGGGCCCTTCGACTGGTCGGCCGACTCGGTCGGGCTGGTCGGGGCGATCAAGTCCCACGGCAACATCAACGGTTCGACGCTGGGCTCGGCCATGATGGTCGCGGACCGGGCCCCGGTGTACCAGGTCGGGCAGGATCCGGTCTCGCTGATGAAGTACCTGCCGTTCGCCTACCACCTGGACAACGCGCGGCTGGTCGGCTACCTGACCGAGCTGGCCGAGCGGCGCGGCATCCACCACGTCGAGGCCACCATCGACGACGTGGTGCTCAGCGACGACGAGTGGGTCGACCACGTGCGCACCGGTGACGGCCGCGACCTGAGCTTCGACCTCTACGTCGACTGCACGGGCTTCCGCTCGCGGCTGCTGGGCCAGGCCCTGAAGACCCCGTACCGCAGCTTCGGCAGCAGCCTGTTCACCGACCGCGCGGTCACCGGCAACATCGAGCACGGCGGCGACATCGTGCCCTACACCCAGGCCACCACGATGAACGCCGGCTGGTGCTGGCGCATCCCGACCCGCGAGGACGACCACCGCGGCTACGTCTACTCCTCCGCGGTGATCTCCGACGACGAGGCCGAGCACGAACTCACCACCCGCTTCCCCGGGATCAAGAACCCGCGGCTGGTGAAGTTCCGCAGCGGCCGCTACGAGAAGGCCTGGCGCGGCAACGTGGTCGGCATCGGCAACTCCTACGGCTTCGTGGAGCCGCTGGAGTCCACCGGCCTGCTGATGATCGCCACCGAGGCGCTCACGCTGGTGTCCACCCTGCCCGCCTCGTGGTCCGACCCGCAGCCGCGCGACGCGGTCAACATGGGGCTGGCGCAGCACTGGGACGCGATCCGCTGGCTGCTGTCGATCCACTACAAGTTCAACACCCGTCTGGACACGCCGTTCTGGAAGGAGTGCCGGCAGCTCACCGACGTCTCCGGGTTCCAGCCGCTGCTGGACATCTACGCGGGCGGCGCGCCGCTGTCGCGGCGCAACGCGGTGGTGCAGGACCTCGCGAACCGGGTGGCCCCCTCGTTCTTCGGCCTGTACGGCATCGACTGCCTGCTGCTCGGCCAGCAGGTGCCGACCCGGCTGCTCGACCTCGGCGAGCCGCTGGAGCGCTGGCAGGCCCGCAGCCGGGCGGCCGACTCGCTGGTGGCCCGCGCACTGCCCACCCGCCAGGCGCTGGAGGCCTTCGACGCCTTCCCCGAGCTGAACCGCCAGCTGCTGCAGGACGCGGACAGCTGGGCCGGTCCGCAGATCGCCGAGCGGATGGGGCTGCGCTGA
- a CDS encoding methyltransferase, translating into MSSSTTDQPTPAQYLPLLFGFALNQIAGATSRLGVPDLLDEKALTAEELATATGAHPGFLLRLLRAAATAGLLTLDDQGRFALTALGGMYRTDAPLQAAPLDAMHAAPAVWQAWGALEQSVRTGKPAFGLVHGTGLFDRLQTDPELAAVFHSAMGAGSAVQLPAITNGFDFSAFQHVTDVGGGNGTHLAAILAANPHLRGTVFDTADGVLDAPAVLAQAGVDDRCATQAGSFFDTVPAGADAYLLKNILHDWDDDSSKKILDNCRAAMGANGRVVVFTSVIAEGRAHEDPLEALGAAIFDIEMMVVTTGRERTLTEFEQLFAASGLKLAKVTPLPCPFLYYALEAVAA; encoded by the coding sequence ATGAGCAGTTCCACCACCGACCAGCCCACGCCAGCGCAGTACCTGCCGCTGCTGTTCGGCTTCGCCCTCAACCAGATCGCCGGCGCCACCTCCCGGCTCGGCGTCCCCGACCTGCTCGACGAGAAGGCCCTGACCGCCGAGGAGTTGGCGACCGCCACCGGAGCCCACCCGGGCTTCCTGCTGCGCCTGCTGCGCGCCGCCGCCACCGCCGGCCTGCTGACCCTCGACGACCAGGGGCGCTTCGCCCTCACCGCGCTCGGCGGCATGTACCGCACCGACGCGCCGCTCCAGGCCGCGCCGCTGGACGCGATGCACGCGGCCCCGGCGGTCTGGCAGGCCTGGGGCGCGCTGGAGCAGTCCGTGCGGACCGGGAAGCCGGCCTTCGGCCTGGTGCACGGCACCGGCCTGTTCGACCGGCTCCAGACCGACCCGGAGCTGGCCGCCGTCTTCCACTCCGCGATGGGTGCCGGCAGCGCGGTCCAACTGCCGGCGATCACCAACGGGTTCGACTTCAGCGCCTTCCAGCACGTGACCGACGTGGGCGGCGGCAACGGCACCCACCTGGCCGCGATCCTGGCCGCCAACCCGCACCTGCGCGGCACCGTCTTCGACACCGCGGACGGTGTCCTGGACGCGCCGGCGGTGCTGGCCCAGGCCGGGGTGGACGACCGCTGTGCCACGCAGGCCGGCTCCTTCTTCGACACCGTTCCGGCCGGCGCCGACGCTTACCTGCTGAAGAACATCCTGCACGACTGGGACGACGACTCCAGCAAGAAGATCCTCGACAACTGCCGTGCCGCGATGGGCGCGAACGGCCGCGTGGTGGTCTTCACCTCGGTCATCGCCGAGGGCCGGGCGCACGAGGACCCGCTGGAGGCCCTGGGCGCGGCCATCTTCGACATCGAGATGATGGTCGTCACCACCGGCCGCGAGCGCACCCTCACCGAGTTCGAGCAGCTCTTCGCCGCCTCCGGTCTGAAGCTGGCCAAGGTCACCCCGCTGCCCTGCCCGTTCCTGTACTACGCCCTGGAAGCCGTCGCGGCCTGA
- a CDS encoding methyltransferase produces MTATAPDVGTAAGILRLGNRFCDAKALLTAVRLDLFAVLDEEPATAAHLRERLGLHGRGLSDFLGLLTALGLLLRDGEGRYRNAEGAARYLVPGRPGSVSGFLQGADINLYPVYGNLTEALRTGQPQAKGDFTDLLHDPQALGHFVRMMDGLTQGLGQALTEALAGTEYRSLLDVGGCRGHLLGQLMAARPGLAAHLFDLPELEPFFHEHLAEIGRSGQATFHPGDFFRDPLPPADVVVLGHILHDWDPAQRQELLTKAYQAVNPGGTLLVYDRMLGELSDDIENLVASLNMLLVTDGGGEYTVAEITAQARTAGFAAVTHQPLADYDTLLICRKD; encoded by the coding sequence ATGACAGCAACCGCTCCGGATGTCGGCACCGCGGCCGGCATCCTCCGGCTCGGCAACCGGTTCTGCGATGCCAAGGCCCTGCTCACCGCGGTACGGCTGGACCTGTTCGCCGTACTGGACGAGGAGCCGGCCACCGCGGCCCACCTGCGCGAGCGGCTCGGGCTGCACGGGCGCGGTCTGTCCGACTTCCTCGGACTGCTCACCGCGCTCGGTCTGCTGCTGCGCGACGGCGAGGGCCGCTACCGCAACGCCGAGGGCGCCGCCCGCTACCTCGTCCCGGGGCGCCCCGGCTCGGTCAGCGGATTCCTGCAGGGAGCCGACATCAACCTCTACCCGGTCTACGGCAACCTCACCGAGGCGCTGCGCACCGGGCAGCCGCAGGCGAAGGGCGACTTCACCGACCTGCTCCACGACCCGCAGGCGCTGGGCCACTTCGTACGGATGATGGACGGCCTGACCCAGGGTCTTGGCCAGGCACTGACCGAGGCGCTGGCCGGGACCGAGTACCGGTCGCTGCTCGACGTCGGCGGCTGCCGCGGGCATCTGCTGGGCCAGCTGATGGCCGCCCGACCCGGCCTCGCGGCCCACCTGTTCGACCTGCCGGAGCTGGAGCCGTTCTTCCACGAGCACCTGGCCGAGATCGGCCGCAGCGGGCAGGCGACCTTCCACCCGGGTGACTTCTTCCGGGACCCGCTGCCGCCCGCGGACGTCGTGGTGCTCGGCCACATCCTGCACGACTGGGACCCCGCCCAGCGCCAGGAGTTGCTGACCAAGGCGTACCAGGCGGTCAACCCCGGCGGGACGCTGCTGGTCTACGACCGGATGCTCGGCGAGCTGAGCGACGACATCGAGAACCTGGTCGCCAGCCTGAACATGCTGCTGGTCACCGACGGCGGCGGCGAGTACACCGTCGCCGAGATCACCGCGCAGGCGCGGACCGCGGGCTTCGCCGCGGTGACGCACCAGCCGCTCGCCGACTACGACACGCTCCTCATCTGCCGCAAGGACTGA